A region from the Branchiostoma floridae strain S238N-H82 chromosome 9, Bfl_VNyyK, whole genome shotgun sequence genome encodes:
- the LOC118422569 gene encoding cytochrome P450 2U1-like: MLDVSTAMSFWSYIYPAIGSLQVILLAVLCVIATLVLCGRPRNMPPGPRGLPIVGNAIGLLKGALPLVYTDWSKKYGDVFTVYFGPRRTVVLNGYAAIHEALVKNAENFSSRPPSRAMMTPDGNTLGIAAEPYGPKLKEHRKFAMMSLRDFGVGKRSLEGKILEEARGLGDEICKTESRAFCISQMMQNAVSNVICSIVFGRRYQYDDMAFKDLLNAINGVFSRSFAVIFAQVFRPMRILPGVRKPFQELKRNEAKLINHIKDRIKEHEDTFDPKDIRDFIDAFLLESKKRQGDENSTFTEQEHAAIVYQLFLAGTDTTAITLRWALLYMILHPDIQEKVQQEIDSVLGQNQEPSMAHRSQMPFTEATLAEVSRLASVTPMTIPHGTSNDTAFRGYNIPKNTSVTVNIWSVHHDPNLWPEPDKFDPTRFLNDEGKYVKRNEVLAFSIGRRVCLGEQLARMELFLFFTSLLQRFTFKLPEGAPKPSEKGIHAALHHPVPFKLIAEPRD; encoded by the exons ATGTTAGACGTTAGTACAGCCATGTCGTTTTGGAGCTACATTTATCCCGCCATCGGGAGCCTACAGGTGATATTACTAGCCGTTCTGTGTGTCATCGCTACACTTGTACTGTGTGGGCGGCCGAGAAATATGCCACCAGGACCGAGAGGACTGCCGATTGTCGGGAACGCCATAGGCCTGCTCAAG GGTGCTCTTCCGCTAGTCTATACTGACTGGTCAAAGAAGTACGGTGACGTGTTTACCGTGTATTTTGGACCCAGACGGACGGTAGTTCTCAACGGTTACGCCGCCATCCACGAGGCACTGGTGAAGAACGCAGAGAACTTCTCCAGCCGTCCGCCGTCTCGAGCAATGATGACTCCAGATGGAAATACACTCG GAATAGCCGCTGAACCTTATGGTCCCAAGTTGAAGGAACACCGTAAGTTTGCCATGATGAGTCTGCGTGACTTCGGAGTTGGGAAGAGAAGTCTTGAGGGGAAGATTCTCGAAGAGGCACGAGGTCTCGGTGATGAGATCTGCAAAACAGAAAGCCGAGCCTTTTGTATCTCTCAGATGATGCAGAATGCTGTTTCTAACGTCATCTGTTCAATTGTGTTCGGTCGCCGTTATCAGTATGATGACATGGCATTCAAAGATCTTCTAAATGCAATAAATGGTGTATTCTCTCGAAGCTTTGCAGTGATATTTGCGCAAGTCTTTCGTCCAATGAGGATCCTACCAGGAGTAAGGAAGCCGTTTCAAGAACTTAAACGGAACGAGGCAAAACTCATTAACCACATTAAGGACAGAATCAAAGAACACGAAGACACTTTTGACCCTAAGGACATCCGTGATTTTATTGACGCATTTCTCTTGGAGTCTAAAAAACGGCAGGGAGACGAGAACTCTACATTTACTGAGCAGGAACATGCCGCG ATCGTTTATCAACTGTTCCTGGCAGGAACTGACACAACAGCTATCACCTTACGTTGGGCCCTGCTCTACATGATCCTCCATCCGGACATCCAGGAGAAAGTACAGCAGGAGATAGACAGCGTGCTGGGGCAGAACCAGGAGCCGTCAATGGCACATCGTAGCCAA aTGCCATTCACGGAGGCCACACTGGCAGAAGTGAGCCGACTGGCATCTGTGACGCCGATGACCATCCCCCACGGCACGAGCAACGATACAGCATTCAGGGGGTACAACATCCCAAAG AACACGTCGGTGACAGTAAACATCTGGTCCGTGCACCATGACCCAAACCTGTGGCCGGAGCCGGACAAGTTTGACCCAACTCGCTTTCTGAATGACGAGGGCAAATATGTGAAGAGGAATGAAGTACTTGCGTTCTCCATTG GCCGTCGTGTCTGTCTTGGTGAACAACTGGCCAGGATGGAGCTCTTCCTCTTTTTCACATCTCTGCTGCAGCGCTTCACCTTcaagctgccagagggcgctcctAAGCCTTCTGAGAAAGGGATCCATGCAGCATTGCATCACCCTGTGCCATTCAAGCTTATTGCTGAACCAAGGGATTGA